CCAGGAAAGATAAGCTACAGAGAATATCCCGGCCAAAACAACTAAAATGTCGCCGCAGGTGAGCAAATATGTGCTCATATCGCCCTCCTGGGATTTTGTATCGGTGTTCTTTGTTATTCTGCGCTGACGGCATATTCAGGGTTTGATTCCAAATGCCCCCGCAGAACGCGATTATGTCTGAGGCACAATCCTAAAAGCTGCTGTCGAATTGCTGAAGGCAATTGAATCCTGACCGCGAATCTCTGGGGCTAATTTATTTTAAGAATCTTACCGACGGCGACGGGATTTTTCTTCTGGTCACATCATGGCATTGCGACGACGAAATGAAGGAGTTTTAAACTCTATATATAACTGCAAATGGCGCCCTATATATAAAGAGTGTTTAGCAGCGTTATTTATCGGAAGTCTCGCCAAGTCTGACGCATTACGAACGGCGGCCGATACAGGATATGAATCAGAGATGACGGCGCTGGTTTCTGGGCGGCGCCATCGAAAATATCTTCAACGAGATCAGTCGATTTTAAATCGATTGATTCTATTCGCCTTAAAATGACGAAAGATCGTTCATCTCTATTTCCTCACGAAATTATGATGATTTCATGCTATATCAAATTTGGGTAGCATATATGGGCTTGCGGATGGTGCTTATTAAGCATCTTGAGCGCACTATACCCGCTTGATCGCGCTGGAGGGCTTGCGCTCGCGTGCATGCTGCGCTAACCGTCCAGCCAAATACTTAAGTTCGCACGGCATGCCCTTGAAGCTGCTTGAGGCGACGAGGTTGCAAGAGATGCAATGTGTCGCATGGTGGTAAGCTCTAAAAAGCTTATTACAGGCGGCGTCGCCTCGTATTCAAGCCGGATAAGGACCATGAACGAGCTTTTAAGTTCCTATTTGCCGATTGTCATCTTTCTCGGCATTGCGATGGTAATTGGTGTAGCCCTTCTGGTTGCGCCGTTTCTTGTCGCGTACAGACAGCCAGACCCGGAAAAGCTTTCAGCTTACGAGTGCGGCTTCAATGCTTTTGATGATGCTCGCATGAAATTCGACATCCGTTTCTATCTGGTGTCGATTCTCTTCATCATCTTCGATCTCGAAGTCGCCTTCCTGTTCCCATGGGCTGTGTCCTTTGGTGAAATCGGCTGGTTCGGTTTCCTGTCGATGATGCTTTTCCTTGGCGTTCTGACCATCGGCTTCATCTATGAATGGAAGAAGGGAGCCCTCGAATGGGATTGACCGGAACAAATCAAGCGTCTGGATCGACACTCATTGCTCCGCAACCAAAAGGCATTCTTGACCCGCGCACGGGCAAGCCTGTTGGTTCCGATGATGCGTTTTTCAACGATCTGAACAGCGAGCTGTCCGATAAGGGTTTCATCGTCACATCTGCTGACGCTCTGATTACCTGGGCACGTACTGGCTCGCTGATGTGGATGACCTTTGGTCTCGCATGTTGCGCTGTGGAAATGATGCATATTTCCATGCCGCGTTATGATGCTGAGCGCTTTGGTATCGCGCCGCGTGCGTCACCGCGTCAGTCTGACGTTATGATCGTTGCAGGCACGCTGACCAACAAGATGGCTCCGGCTCTGCGCAAGGTCTATGACCAGATGCCAGAGCCACGCTATGTCATTTCGATGGGTTCGTGCGCAAATGGTGGTGGCTACTACCACTACTCTTATTCTGTAGTGCGTGGTTGTGACCGTGTTGTTCCTGTCGACATCTATGTGCCGGGTTGTCCTCCGACGGCTGAGGCGTTGCTTTATGGCATTCTTATGCTTCAGAAGAAGATCCGCCGCACAGGTACGATCGAGCGCTAAGCGGACCTTTTGGTCTCAATGGTGCAAGAAGGTTTGTTAGAACTCGATCTGTTTTCCCAAGGATGGGTCGGGGTCTAAAAAAGGAAGTTAGAGATATGAGCGAAGAAGCTCTTGGTGAACTTTCCGGCTATATCAAAGAACGTCTCGGCGATGCGATCGAAGAGGCGAAGCTGGCCTATGGTGAGCTGACGCTGTCTGTTCCGGTTGCAAGCCTGATTAATGTTCTGACATTCCTGCGCGACGACGTGCAGTGCCAGTTCATTAACTTGACGGATATTTCCGGCGTTGATTATCCACAGCGCGCCAAGCGTTTTGACGTTGTTTATCAGTTCCTTTCACCACGCCAGAACCTGCGCATTCGTGTGAAGGTTCAGGCTGATGAGGACACGCTGGTTCCTTCTGCCGTATCGGTTTTCGTCGGCGCTGAGTGGTTTGAGCGCGAAGCCTACGACATGTATGGTATTCTGTTCTCCGGTCACCCTGATCTGCGTCGCATTCTGACCGATTACGGTTTTGAAGGTCATCCGCTGCGCAAAGACTTTCCGACCACTGGCTTCGTTGAAGTTCGTTACAGTGATGAAGCCAAGCGCGTCATTTATGAGCCTGTCATGCTGCGACAGGAATTCCGCAATTTTGACTTTCTCTCGCCATGGGAAGGGACGGATTACGTCCTGCCGGGCGATGAAAAAGCCAAGACGAACTGAGCGACAGGAAGCTAAACATGGCTGAGACTCAGGTCCGCAACTTTAATATTAACTTTGGTCCGCAGCACCCTGCTGCGCACGGCGTTTTGCGTCTTGTTCTTGAACTCGACGGCGAAGTCGTGGAACGCGTTGATCCGCATATCGGTCTGCTACATCGCGGCACCGAAAAGCTGATGGAAACGAAGACTTATCTTCAGGCTTTGCCTTATCTCGACCGCCTCGACTACGTGGCGCCGATGAATCAGGAACACGCCTATGCTTTGGCTGTTGAGCGTCTGCTTGGCATTACAGTGCCGAAGCGTGGTCAGCTGATCCGTGTTCTTTTCTCGGAAATCGGTCGTATTCTGAACCATCTTCTGAACGTGACCACTCAGGCTATGGACGTTGGTGCACTGACGCCGCCGCTGTGGGGCTTTGAAGAGCGCGAAAAGCTGATGGTGTTTTACGAGCGCGCTTGTGGCGCACGTATGCATGCTGCTTACTTCCGTCCGGGTGGTGTTCATCAGGACATTCCTGACCAGCTCGTTGAAGACATCGGCAAATGGATTGATCCGTTTCTCGCAACGACGCTCACGAACCTTGACAACCTTATTACGCCAAACCGTATTTTCAAGCAGCGTAACGTCGACATCGGCGTTGTTTCGCTCGAAGATGCATGGGCTTGGGGCTTCTCGGGCGTCATGGTTCGCGGTTCGGGTGCAGCATGGGATCTGCGTAAGTCGCAGCCATATGAGTGCTACAACGAAATGGAATTTGATATTCCAATCGGTAAGAACGGCGACTGCTATGACCGTTACCTGATCCGTATGGAAGAAATGCGCCAGTCGGCGCGCATCATGCGCCAGTGCGTTGATCTTCTGCTTGGCAAGGAACGTGTTGGTCCTGTTTCGCACACCGACAACAAAATTGTGCCGCCAAAGCGCGGCGAGATGAAGCGCTCGATGGAAGCGCTCATCCATCACTTCAAGCTTTACACGGAAGGCTACCATGTGCCTGCCGGTGAAGTTTATGCAGCAGTTGAAGCGCCAAAAGGTGAATTTGGTGTCTTCCTCGTATCGGATGGCTCCAACAAGCCTTACCGCTGCAAGCTGCGCGCGCCGGGCTTTGCCCATCTTCAGGCTATGGATTTCCTGTGCCGCGGCCACATGCTGGCTGACGTGTCGGCAATCCTTGGCTCGCTCGATATCGTGTTTGGTGAGGTTGACCGCTGATGTCCGTTCGCCGTCTCGCAGATGATGCCGTCCAGCCGGCTGGTTTCGCTTTCAACGCGGAAAACCAGGCTTGGGCGCACAAGACGATCGCAAAATACCCGGAAGGCCGTCAGCAGTCGGCTGTTATTCCGCTGCTCATGCGTGCGCAAGAGCAAGAGGGATGGGTTACAAAAGCTGCAATCGAATATGTAGCTCACATGCTCGACATGCCGCTGATCCGCGTTCTGGAAGTTGCAACCTTCTATACGCAGTTCCAGCTGAAGCCAGTTGGAACCCGCGCCCACATTCAGGTTTGCGGCACTACACCATGCATGTTGCGTGGCTCGGAAGCGCTGATGGATGTTTGCCGTCATAAAATCCACCACGATCCTTTCGAGCTGAATGCCGAAGGCACGCTGTCGTGGGAAGAAGTTGAGTGTCAGGGCGCTTGCGTCAATGCGCCGATGGTCATGATCTTCAAGGATGCTTATGAAGACCTGACGCCTGAACGTCTTGCTGAAATCATCGATACGTTTGAAGCAGGCAAGGGCGACACAGTTAAGCCGGGTCCACAGGATGGCCGTATCACGTCTGAACCCATGGGTGGACTGACGGCTCTGACCGAAGATCTCGACTACAAACAGGTTGGTCTGGAAACCCGTAAGGCATCTGATGCCGCAGTTGCTAAAGCCAAGGCAGAAGCCGAAGCAAAGGCAAAGGCTGAAGCAGAAGCCGCAACCAAAGACGGAAGCAGGTGAGACATGCTGGCTGATAAAGATCGCATCTTCACCAATATCTATGGCTTTAAAGACCAGTCGCTGAAAGGCGCAATGTCACGTGGCCATTGGGATAACACCAAGGGCTTCATCGAAAAGGGCCGTGACTGGATCATCAACGAAATGAAGGCATCAAACCTTCGTGGACGTGGTGGTGCAGGCTTTCCGACTGGCCTGAAATGGTCGTTCATGCCGAAGGAAGTGACGGATCGTCCGCATTACCTCGTCGTGAATGCCGATGAATCCGAGCCAGGCACCTGTAAGGACCGCGAAATTCTGCGCCACGATCCGCACACGCTGATCGAAGGCTGCGTTATCGCCGGTTGTGCAATGAGTGCGCACACCGCTTACATCTATTTGCGCGGCGAATTCATGCGTGAGCGTGAAGCGCTGCAGGCAGCAATTGATGAGTGCTATGATGCTGGCCTTCTGGGTAAGAACAATAAGTGCGGCTGGGATATGGATATATTCCTTCATCACGGCGCTGGCGCTTATATCTGCGGCGAAGAAACCGCTCTGCTCGAAAGCCTTGAAGGCAAGAAGGGCCAGCCACGTCTGAAGCCTCCGTTCCCTGCGAATATGGGTCTTTATGGCTGCCCGACGACTGTTAACAACGTTGAATCGATTGCTGTTGCTCCGACAATCTTACGTCGTGGTGGTGCATGGTTCTCGTCGATTGGCCGTCCGAACAATGTCGGCACCAAGCTGTTCCAGATTTCTGGTCATGTGAACACGCCTTGCACAGTTGAAGAAAGCCTCGGCATCACCTTCCGCGAGCTGATCGAAAAGCACGCTGGCGGTATTCGTGGTGGCTGGGACAATCTGCTCGGTGTTATTCCCGGCGGTGCATCCTGCCCGATCATCAAGGGCGAAGACATGATGGACGCCATCATGGACTTTGATGGCATGCGCGAAAAGAAATCTTCGTTCGGTACCGGCGGCGTGATCGTCATGGACAAGTCCACCGACGTCATCAAGGCAATTGCGCGTCTTTCCGCTTTCTTCAAGCATGAAAGCTGCGGCCAGTGCACGCCATGCCGTGAAGGCACCGGTTGGATGTGGCGCGTCATGGAACGCATGGTCAAGGGTAACGCGCAGAAGCGCGAAATCGACATGCTTCTCGACGTTACCAAGCAGATTGAAGGTCATACGATCTGCGCGCTTGGTGATGCTGCTGCATGGCCTATTCAGGGTCTGATCCGCAATTTCCGTCCGGAAATTGAAAAGCGCATTGACGATTATACACGCAACGCCGTTCAGAGCCGCAATATCCGTCTGGAAGCAGCGGAATAGGGCTTAGGCATTGTGTAGTGCAGCCCACCTCCCATGGGCTGCAAGTGAGTTTGACATCTGGAAGATGCGGCAAGAGCCGCAGGTTTGGATAAGCGATGGCAAATATTAAGGTTGACGGCACAGAGATCGAAGTACCCGATCACTATACGCTCCTTCAGGCTGCCGAAGCCGCGGGGGCTGAAGTCCCGCGTTTTTGTTTCCACGAACGGCTTTCCATCGCTGGAAACTGCCGCATGTGCCTTGTTGAAGTGAAGGGCGGACCGCCAAAGCCGGCCGCATCCTGCGCTATGGGTGTTCGCGATTTGCGTCCTGGCCCGAACGGCGAAGCACCTGAAATTTTCACCAACACGCCTATGGTCAAGAAGGCCCGCGAAGGCGTGATGGAATTCTTGCTCATCAACCATCCGCTCGATTGCCCGATTTGCGATCAGGCTGGTGAGTGCGATCTGCAGGATCAGGCCATGGCGTTTGGTACTGATGGCTCGCGCTATCGCGAAAACAAGCGTGCGGTTGAAAACAAGTATATCGGCCCACTCGTCAAGACGGTTATGACGCGCTGCATTCACTGCACGCGCTGCGTTCGCTTCACAACCGAAGTGGCTGGCATTTCTGAATTGGGCCTCATTGGTCGCGGTGAAGATGCTGAAATCACCACCTATCTTGAACGCGCAATGACCTCGGAACTGCAGGGCAACGTGATTGACCTTTGCCCGGTTGGTGCTCTGACCTCGCGTCCATATGAATTTCAGGCACGTCCGTGGGAACTGAACAAGACAGAAACCATCGACGTGATGGACGCTGTTGGTTCAAACATCCGCGTTGACACTCGTGGCCGTGAAGTGATGCGTATCATGCCGCGCGTCAATGAGCAGGTGAACGAAGAGTGGATTTCCGACAAGACCCGCTTCATCTGGGATGGTCTGCGCACACAGCGCCTTGATCGCCCATATGTTCGCAAGGGTGGCCGTCTGGTTGCTGTCACGTGGCCAGAAGCTTTTGCAACAATCGCTGCAAAGGTTTCTTCGACTTCAGCTGATAAGATCGGCGCAGTTGCTGGTGATCTGGCTTCGGTTGAAGAACTCTACGCTCTGAAAAACCTCATCGGATCGCTCGGCTCGAAGAATATCGACAGCCGTCAGGATGGCGCAGCACTTGATCCGGCTCTCGGTCGTGCAAGCTATCTCTTTAACACAACGATCGAAGGCATTGAAAATGCTGACGCTCTTCTGATTATCGGTTCCAACCCACGCGTTGAAGCTGCTGTTCTGAATGCGCGTATTCGTAAGCGTCAGCGTATGGGCCATTTCCCGATTGCTATGATCGGTGAACAGGCTGAGCTGCGTTACAACTACGAATATCTTGGCGCTGGCGCAGACACACTGGCAGCTGTTGCTGCTGGCAAGAATGCATTCCGCGACGTATTGGCTAAGGCAGAGCGTCCGCTGATCATCGTTGGTCAGGGTGCATTGACCGGCGAAAACGGTGCCGCTGTTCTCGCTCAAGCTGCAAAGCTGGCACAGGATGTTGGCGCGATCAGCGCCGAGTGGAATGGTTTCTCGGTTTTGCACACAGCCGCTTCCCGCGTTGGTGCTCTTGATCTCGGTGTTGTTCCGGGTGAGGGCGGCAAGGCTGCGAACGACATGCTTGGCAATCTTGATCTTGTGTTCCTG
This genomic stretch from Brucella pseudogrignonensis harbors:
- the nuoE gene encoding NADH-quinone oxidoreductase subunit NuoE, with protein sequence MSVRRLADDAVQPAGFAFNAENQAWAHKTIAKYPEGRQQSAVIPLLMRAQEQEGWVTKAAIEYVAHMLDMPLIRVLEVATFYTQFQLKPVGTRAHIQVCGTTPCMLRGSEALMDVCRHKIHHDPFELNAEGTLSWEEVECQGACVNAPMVMIFKDAYEDLTPERLAEIIDTFEAGKGDTVKPGPQDGRITSEPMGGLTALTEDLDYKQVGLETRKASDAAVAKAKAEAEAKAKAEAEAATKDGSR
- a CDS encoding NADH-quinone oxidoreductase subunit C, whose product is MSEEALGELSGYIKERLGDAIEEAKLAYGELTLSVPVASLINVLTFLRDDVQCQFINLTDISGVDYPQRAKRFDVVYQFLSPRQNLRIRVKVQADEDTLVPSAVSVFVGAEWFEREAYDMYGILFSGHPDLRRILTDYGFEGHPLRKDFPTTGFVEVRYSDEAKRVIYEPVMLRQEFRNFDFLSPWEGTDYVLPGDEKAKTN
- a CDS encoding NADH-quinone oxidoreductase subunit D — encoded protein: MAETQVRNFNINFGPQHPAAHGVLRLVLELDGEVVERVDPHIGLLHRGTEKLMETKTYLQALPYLDRLDYVAPMNQEHAYALAVERLLGITVPKRGQLIRVLFSEIGRILNHLLNVTTQAMDVGALTPPLWGFEEREKLMVFYERACGARMHAAYFRPGGVHQDIPDQLVEDIGKWIDPFLATTLTNLDNLITPNRIFKQRNVDIGVVSLEDAWAWGFSGVMVRGSGAAWDLRKSQPYECYNEMEFDIPIGKNGDCYDRYLIRMEEMRQSARIMRQCVDLLLGKERVGPVSHTDNKIVPPKRGEMKRSMEALIHHFKLYTEGYHVPAGEVYAAVEAPKGEFGVFLVSDGSNKPYRCKLRAPGFAHLQAMDFLCRGHMLADVSAILGSLDIVFGEVDR
- the nuoF gene encoding NADH-quinone oxidoreductase subunit NuoF is translated as MLADKDRIFTNIYGFKDQSLKGAMSRGHWDNTKGFIEKGRDWIINEMKASNLRGRGGAGFPTGLKWSFMPKEVTDRPHYLVVNADESEPGTCKDREILRHDPHTLIEGCVIAGCAMSAHTAYIYLRGEFMREREALQAAIDECYDAGLLGKNNKCGWDMDIFLHHGAGAYICGEETALLESLEGKKGQPRLKPPFPANMGLYGCPTTVNNVESIAVAPTILRRGGAWFSSIGRPNNVGTKLFQISGHVNTPCTVEESLGITFRELIEKHAGGIRGGWDNLLGVIPGGASCPIIKGEDMMDAIMDFDGMREKKSSFGTGGVIVMDKSTDVIKAIARLSAFFKHESCGQCTPCREGTGWMWRVMERMVKGNAQKREIDMLLDVTKQIEGHTICALGDAAAWPIQGLIRNFRPEIEKRIDDYTRNAVQSRNIRLEAAE
- a CDS encoding NuoB/complex I 20 kDa subunit family protein, producing MGLTGTNQASGSTLIAPQPKGILDPRTGKPVGSDDAFFNDLNSELSDKGFIVTSADALITWARTGSLMWMTFGLACCAVEMMHISMPRYDAERFGIAPRASPRQSDVMIVAGTLTNKMAPALRKVYDQMPEPRYVISMGSCANGGGYYHYSYSVVRGCDRVVPVDIYVPGCPPTAEALLYGILMLQKKIRRTGTIER
- a CDS encoding NADH-quinone oxidoreductase subunit A; this translates as MNELLSSYLPIVIFLGIAMVIGVALLVAPFLVAYRQPDPEKLSAYECGFNAFDDARMKFDIRFYLVSILFIIFDLEVAFLFPWAVSFGEIGWFGFLSMMLFLGVLTIGFIYEWKKGALEWD
- the nuoG gene encoding NADH-quinone oxidoreductase subunit NuoG → MANIKVDGTEIEVPDHYTLLQAAEAAGAEVPRFCFHERLSIAGNCRMCLVEVKGGPPKPAASCAMGVRDLRPGPNGEAPEIFTNTPMVKKAREGVMEFLLINHPLDCPICDQAGECDLQDQAMAFGTDGSRYRENKRAVENKYIGPLVKTVMTRCIHCTRCVRFTTEVAGISELGLIGRGEDAEITTYLERAMTSELQGNVIDLCPVGALTSRPYEFQARPWELNKTETIDVMDAVGSNIRVDTRGREVMRIMPRVNEQVNEEWISDKTRFIWDGLRTQRLDRPYVRKGGRLVAVTWPEAFATIAAKVSSTSADKIGAVAGDLASVEELYALKNLIGSLGSKNIDSRQDGAALDPALGRASYLFNTTIEGIENADALLIIGSNPRVEAAVLNARIRKRQRMGHFPIAMIGEQAELRYNYEYLGAGADTLAAVAAGKNAFRDVLAKAERPLIIVGQGALTGENGAAVLAQAAKLAQDVGAISAEWNGFSVLHTAASRVGALDLGVVPGEGGKAANDMLGNLDLVFLLGADELDMTKKASSFVVYIGTHGDAGAHAADVILPGAAYTEKSGTWLNTEGRVQLGNRAGFAPGEAKEDWAILRALSDTLGKRLPFDSLSQLRAKLYADFPHMMAIDTIAPANADDLSALAAKASNLSGGAAFVSPVKDFYLTNPIARASAVMAECSALAAGSFQQAAE